In Zingiber officinale cultivar Zhangliang chromosome 1A, Zo_v1.1, whole genome shotgun sequence, a genomic segment contains:
- the LOC122038264 gene encoding serine/threonine protein phosphatase 2A 57 kDa regulatory subunit B' beta isoform-like — translation MFNRIIKRGNRKAPKAESAASLPPAGQATVTVNLASRSSGADPGSPRQLHSSPAPGAVPQIESLPLFRDVPVLERQALFLRKLRICSVLFDFSDTLKSAREKEVKRQTLSELVDFVQSGSGRLNEQVQEELVRTVDVNIFRSLPPASHENTGVEPTDPEEEDPYLDPAWPHLQLVYELLLRYVVSSDTDTKVAKRYIDHSFVLRLLDLLNSEDPREREYLKTILHRIYGKFMVHRPFIRKAINNIFYRFIFETERHSGIGELLEILGSIINGFALPMKEEHKLFLVRALIPLHKPKPVGLYHQQLSYCIVQFVEKDYKLADTVIRGLLKYWPVTNCQKEVLFLGELEEVLEATQPAEFQRCMVPLFKQIARCLSSSHFQVAERSLFLWNNDHIVSLVAQNRSVILPIIFEALEKNMQGHWNQAVHGLTANVRKMFLDMDSDLFEACQQQYLEKEEKTKYLEAQRESAWRSIEAALQEKKRL, via the exons ATGTTCAACAGGATCATAAAGCGGGGCAACCGCAAAGCCCCCAAGGCGGAGTCCGCCGCCTCCTTACCCCCCGCCGGCCAGGCCACTGTCACCGTCAACCTTGCCTCCCGCTCCTCAGGCGCCGATCCCGGCTCCCCCCGCCAACTGCACTCCTCCCCAGCCCCCGGCGCCGTACCGCAAATCGAGTCCCTCCCGCTCTTCCGCGATGTGCCCGTACTCGAGCGCCAGGCGCTCTTTCTCCGCAAACTCCGGATCTGCTCTGTGCTCTTCGACTTCTCCGACACGCTCAAGTCGGCCCGCGAGAAGGAGGTGAAGCGGCAGACGCTGTCGGAGCTCGTCGACTTCGTACAATCCGGCTCCGGCCGGCTCAACGAGCAGGTACAGGAAGAGCTCGTCCGTACTGTGGACGTCAATATCTTCCGCAGTCTCCCTCCGGCTTCCCATGAAAACACCGGCGTCGAGCCCACCGACCCGGAGGAGGAGGACCCCTACCTCGACCCCGCCTGGCCTCATCTCCAGCTCGTCTACGAGCTCCTTCTCCGCTACGTCGTATCGTCCGACACCGATACCAAGGTCGCCAAGCGCTACATCGACCACTCATTCGTGCTCCGCCTTCTCGACCTCTTAAATTCCGAAGACCCCCGCGAACGCGAGTACCTCAAAACCATCCTCCATCGCATCTATGGCAAGTTCATGGTCCACCGCCCTTTCATTCGCAAGGCCATCAATAACATCTTCTACAGATTTATCTTCGAGACGGAGAGGCATAGCGGCATCGGCGAGCTGTTGGAAATCCTTGGCAGTATTATCAATGGGTTCGCTTTGCCGATGAAGGAAGAACACAAATTGTTCCTCGTCCGTGCGCTCATCCCATTGCACAAGCCGAAACCTGTCGGGTTGTATCACCAGCAGCTTTCTTACTGCATCGTGCAATTTGTCGAGAAGGATTATAAGCTAGCCGATACAGTCATTAGAGGGCTGCTGAAATACTGGCCCGTTACTAATTGTCAGAAGGAAGTGCTGTTCCTTGGGGAGCTGGAGGAGGTGCTCGAGGCAACGCAACCAGCAGAGTTCCAACGGTGCATGGTtcccttgttcaagcagattgctcgctgcctcagcAGTTCACACTTTCAG GTGGCTGAACGATCTTTATTTCTCTGGAACAATGATCATATAGTGAGCTTAGTCGCCCAAAACCGCAGTGTGATACTGCCCATCATATTTGAGGCACTAGAGAAGAACATGCAAGGCCATTGGAACCAAGCTGTTCATGGACTAACAGCAAACGTTCGCAAGATGTTTCTTGACATGGATAGTGATCTATTTGAAGCGTGCCAACAACAATAcctagaaaaagaagaaaaaactaAATATTTGGAAGCACAAAGGGAGTCGGCATGGAGAAGTATAGAAGCTGCTCTTCAGGAGAAGAAACGGTTGTAG